taaaaactgaaatatagtCTTATGGATGATGCCTCCGTCCATGAGGTTTCTCAAACAatcagagagaggaaaatgtccacctgtacaaaaataaagtgaggagacatttttttatgtctttttaagGACAAATGCAGATGAGAGAGAATTCTTTGTCAGGTGCCAACCTCCAGTGGATCGGAGGCTCTTTGGACAGCAACATTGTGCAAGAGCACTGTAGCTTGTAAGAGGGTTTGAAACTTTAACCCAGTGACTTAACCGTCTTGGCTCGAATCTGATCCTCCAGTGACTCAGCTCTGCAAACGCTGCCAGCTCTGATTTCAGAAATACATCCAATGCTCCCTCTTCCACGATATGGATGACTATGAACCCCTGGCTCTCCACACActtcacagatgcacacacttgTACATCCgtgtacacacaaacagctgtaGCCGCACCCAGATGCTTTATATCAGCACTTTTTGGAAGGGGGCTGTGTTTATACAAGACTGACAGGCCACTTCCTGTGTCCCAAACATTACCACAAACACACGGCACTGACAGCTAAGCAGCggagagagaaaatgggaaTTTTAGCTTTCAAAAAGGTTTGTCCTACGTTCTGGAATAGGTTTGTTTCATTGTTGACTTATACACTGCTGCTTCACAATACTCGAATCAAGAGAGTTTATGCAGCACTGTAATCTTTTCGGTTGCACATACACAACAGCTCCACGTATCACTCCACTCAGCACAGTTGTTTACACAGAGGCGTATACTTTCTGTTTCCAAGATGACGGCACAAAGTGACAAAATCCAACTGATCCAGCTGCATGTTGTCAAACATCAGCTTTTGTGTACACAAAACCAAATCTTGGTTCATGGAGCTTCATCCACAGTAATTAAAACTttactgttttcatttaatAGAGTGAGGAAGTAGTGATCAGACGATTGACGATCTTTTCTTCGTataattaaatcaatcaaatcatgGGTTGACTCAGGAGCAGACTGCAAGGACAACAGAGCgaccctctctcctcttctctcagacGACAGTATAGTGTGTCTGTCACTAATGGCTCAAGAATGTCACATTAGTCAGGGGCTGCATGCGTGACGCAGCGGACATCGAAACACTTTGAGGAGCCCAATATgatattacacacacagacaccagcacACTCTGAAAGGAAAGGTGACAGGTTCAGTGATCTCATTGCCTCAAAGCTACAAGGTGATCGACTGCCTCCTACACACTGCAAACCAGAAAAATGTCCCCCCAGCCAGATGTAAGAGTTCAATTTCAAAAACGGCCGAAACACACAAGGAATGACAGCCTGTttagtgaaatgtttttgtacCAATTTGTGGGGGCAGAGTTTAGATATCCCAAGGAGAAAATGGAATATCATCTAAGGATTATTTGACATGTTATgcgtctcctccagctcttAACCCATCCAACCCTGTCGCCCCCTTACTCCGGGGCCCAACACGAGTGACACTGTCGACGGTTCAGGGGGAGTTTAGTCCCGTGGCTGTGCTTCATCTCTGTGACTCACCGCCTGTGTAGGTGTGCAGCAGCGAAGACGCTCGGCTGTCTCTTCCCATCGTCCCAGAGAGAAATAGTCAGACAATTGAAAAAAATCCCCCTTTGATCAAATTGAAGATATTAAATGAataggtgtgtgtttgcatgcgagtgtgtgtggaggcttTCAGGTGCTGTTTACATTGGGGCAACCTAAGTCATGCAATCTGATCCCAAGCTTTTTGAGAGGCTGTTTTACCCCCTatccccccccaccaccacacacacacatgcatccaccTCTCAACACTGAGAGCTATTGGAGGAAACGCACTGTTACCTCACTAAGACTTGCTGgcgacagtgtgtgtgggtcagGAGGGCAGTGGGGAGATTGTAGACACATTGCTACCATATGTGCACCCTGGATGTTCACTCTCAGCTGGGCCCGTGAGAGCAGACTTCCTCTAAAAGTTCCTACAAGGTAACCGGAGTCTCGCCAGTAAGGAGCAGATGGCTGCACAGACTGAGTGGACCCGTGACtctctggtttatttttttttgtgtggccGATGCTATGGTTTGAAGTGGGTCTGactcagactttttttttctgcaaaaccACTGATATTGTAGGGGGAACTTTTCTTACCCAGTTTCATCCTTCTCTTTATGCTTTTAAATGAATttgcctctctgtctcccaccTGCAGTCATAGTGGAAAACCCCCCTGCCCTGTTTAAGTGTGTATTCTCCATGTGGGccagcatgttgtgtgttgacAGCTCGgcaggtgtgtgcaggtgttcCCCTCATCACTCagcatcccacacacacacagctcgaTCATCCCATTCAGAAAATGTCATGTCTGTCCTGATGAACTCATTTAGAGTTGTGCGTTCATACAATGCCTGTTGAAATACTACTTCATATTAGAGCACAGAATAAGTTGGATcacagcagtttaaaaaaaacaaagcttttatttaCAGGTGGCTGAAAAATACACAACCTTAAAAAAGGCACAGAATTCCATTTGAATTTCACGTTCAGATAGTTCATAAAACTGTAAGTCAACAtcctcccccccaaaaaagtgtGACAAAATGACAATACTTCTGAAGGCAGGAGTTTTTTTTGGTCAAGCTTAAGTGGCCCTTTCATGTCCAATGACACGACGTGCACGTGTGGAAAGTGTTTGTGGCGGGCGGAGGGTCACCTGTCGTCGAGGTCACAGCTAACACATCTCTCAGCACCCTGCCTCCACAGTACACCATACACAGACAGCtgtcccaacacacacacttgctcatTTCCACACACATGCCATATATGTATAGTATGGTGAGGAATGACATCCCCGCATacaccagacacacactcacacacaaacacgcccaAGCAGCTGCACCATGGCCACAGTCCCGGACCGGCCGGCACCAATGGAGTTTCCTGGGAATTAACTGCATGTCCAGCTGCCCTCAaatcgcgcacacacacaaacacaggacgGGACAGGACGCAGGAAAAATGTGTTGTGGATCACCCGATGTGAAACTTTTGGAAAAGGGGAGATAAACCTACAGAGTCAAGCAATTTTAAAAAGGCACTTAGTTGTAAAAAAGCAACAGTTTTCTTGTCATGGCTTTGAAATGAGCTGGCATCAGTCTCCCGGGTGGGGGTGTATTGGCTCTTATCGAGGTGGGGGGAGTCAAAAGCTGCTTCGGCTGGCTTTAGGGAGCAGTCCAGGGAATGTGAGTCTATGAGGCAGGGCAGCATCTAGAgagattgtgtttgtgcagcagcgacATGCGGCTGAAGGTCCGGGAGCAGGAGCCACACTGGTACTTCTTCACTTCAGAGTGGGTCTGCAGGTGGGCGCGGAGGTTGGAGCGATCTGCAAAAGCCCGGTTACAGTGTTGGCAAGCGAAGGGACGCTCACCTGGttggaagaagagggaggagaaaaaaaacagtgaggTTCAGACACTTGTTTAACAGACCAAAAGGATTGTCCCTCTGGTCATTGTCTTTCAAATGATCTACAGACAACCAACAAAAGAGCAGGATCACTGCCCTAATTTACTTAATGCAGTTTGCCCCCTTTTTTCATGCAGAACCACTGTGAGGCTGAGATTAGATTATGCCGTGCTGAGCAAAAACATTTGCTCACACATCTGGAGACACCAATGAATATCAATGAGCACAAAGGTACATAACATTTAAAAGCCAATAGACCTAAGAAATCAGTGTTGTGGCCTAATCAGAAAGGTGGCTGAGTGGTgcatacctgtgtgtgtgcgaatgTGTCCTCTGAGAAGCCAGGGTCTGGAGAAGGCCTTGCCGCAGGTGGGGCACACGCACGGCAGAGTGTGTGAGCGGATGTGCATCTTCAGGGCTCCCAGGCTGTTGTACTCCTTAGGGCAGTGTTTGCAGTGGAAGGCCGGGCGAGCAGAAACTTCTGTGGGCAGAGCAGGCGTCTGGTGCAGTGGGGCACAGTGGGACTGCTGTTGGTGGGACATCTGATGGTGGGACAGTGCAGAGAGGCTGGAGTAGCTCTTACTGCAGTGGAGACAGTAGTAGATGGACTGGATGACATCCGGACTGGGGGGGTCGGAACTGCGTCCAgcgtcctcctcttcttcaccgctgctgctggagggtgagctgctgctgaggtCCAGAGGACCCAGGGGTGACGGAGGCAGAGACACGGGGGTGACCGGGGAGATAGGTGCAGGCAGGGGCTCCATGGTGCTGTAGAAAGGGTTGCTGGGATAGCAGGTCAGGGCAGAGCTGTTGTTCTGTGTTGGAAGTTCAGCCCGGGGAAAGCTCTCTGGGACAAAAGCTGgcaacacacagaggaaatggaAGTCAGGTCGGGTTTTACTTAAATTGACAAGATAATCTAATAAAGCACTAAACTTGTTTTCACGCTCAGTGTTTGGTTACAGCCTGTATTCACCACAGGCCTGAATGTCAACCTGTTCTTTTTCCATCAGCAGATTCTCCAGGTGTCCAGAAACACAGCTCTGGAGGTTTGCACCCAGGAAGCAGCACGCAAGACGTGAGTGTCTTATCAGCCACATGGTCTGTTTTCAGTCTTAACCTGACGAAGAGCTCGTGACTGTGATTTACTCTACACTTCTAACAGCAGATGCATCAAATTGAGTCCCTGAGGGAAATCTTACCGGTTTGACTCTCCAGCTGACTCTCCCTGTGGTGAGGCTTCTTGTTTGAAAAATACTTCTTCACAAGAAATGACCGAGGCATGTTGAGATCTGCTTTCTCCGATTTGtctttaaatagaaaaataacaatTCCCACGCCGGAGTGCGCTCAGGTGCACGGATCTCGATCTGTTCCTCGGGCCGCTGTCGGACGGAGAGAAAACACTCGGAGAGATCTGCAGGACCTCTGGCAAGTCTGAATGTGTCTCGATGAGGGTCCGTGAAGTTGCCTCCTCATATAGGAGGCGACGAGAGGGGAGAAGCAGCGGGGTGGGTGGGCAGGTCTCCGCCCAAAGACACACCCCGTGCGTCATGGCGCCACCACCAGTCCCATTCACCACAGGTGCCCGATGTGCCAAAAGCTGCAGCAAGGCGCAAATCTAATCGAGCGTTTCACGGTTCTAATGACGCGGTTTTTTATTACCTCCAGGCAAGTGTTAGTATTAAATGTGAGCATTAAAATTTAGAAAGTCATTTCGATTTCCACCCGAATGTGAACGTGAAAGTTTTGCATTGTAGAAACAATCAGATCAATGTTTGCATAGTTTGTCCATTCATTAAAGTGGGTGATGATCATTGctgtctgtggctgcagcgTCCTCTGTCGGTTCATGTTGTTAATTAACTGCGAGCTGCTAAATCGTGTTGAACATCTTTTCACGCGTCTCCGGAATAAAAAGTACAGAGAATGATGGAATCTGTTGAAGTTGATGTCCTCAACAACAAAGCTCTGTGgtttaaaaaagtgacagtaagAAACACTGTGAGCAAAGTTCCCATTGAATCGTCATGGATGCCCGTAAATGCCAACCATAGTTAAATTGCTCCGTGGTGATGTTTAAAGGACAGCATCTGAACATGTTAACACGTGTTCTCCAGTTGTGGCTCTGAAACACACGTTTTATTGATGCCTGTGCTTCTGTGTGCGCCTGTGGCTCGGGGCTTTTACGCACCCCGGTGAGAGGGAGAGCTGAGACATTTTTGAGAAGGTACAAGAGACAAACGGTCTGTTCTCGCTGCTCCTCTCAATGCCTACAAAGTTCATCCTGACCCgcatctccctctgtctccctgcgGGGAATCGACCCGTTTGGATAAAAGAGGAGGTGTTGTTCTCCTGCTCGCTCACAGCAGGATCTAAGATAAAATTAACCGAGCTGACAGGAACAATATGATGATGTAAAGCCAAACAGAGTCCCATTCAGTCCTGTGCCTTCTTTAACTGGCATGAAATCCATCGGCCCGGGATAAATGGCCCTATAGAGGAAACGAGTGTCACATCATCTTTCATCCTTCTCTTGTTCATTAAGTGTCtaatttaatttgtgtaatTTCACGCAGTTGCTCGGCCCAAAATGAAACTTTTACCCCTTATATCTTCCAAATAAGATGAGTAAGGGCTAATAGAATATAGGTCTAAACAGATTTAAAACTCCGTTCTGTAAATTCAAAGGAAAGGACATTCTTATTGTGGACACCAGTCCACTTGTTTATTGCAAATGTAACgattatttgcattttaatccTCCACTTTCATGTAAAGAAAAACTGCATCGCATTCATGGCCTGTGCACATATTTCACGCATGGACTGTACAGCCTGTGTTTAGATTTTACGCACGGATTGCACGACCTGTGGACATACTTTACACATGAATTGCATGACTTTGATTTTATCACAACGCTATGATATGGACATGAGATCTTCCTccttggttttttttcttgcagatgCACACAACCTGTAAGTCTGAACATCAGGTGGGAGCCATCAGTCGGGAATGTCACGGTCCTGTTTAGCATTGCAAAGAGTCTCCACTATATTGCATGGTgagtggtggaggtggtggtgatggtggtgggtgGGTGATGGGGGTGTATGCACCTGTCTAAAGGCGCCATTGTCGCGACATGCCCAAAAGTTCACACGTCGTTAGGGCGATTGTTGACACCGACGCCACGTAGACTGGAGGTCAGGAGGGCAGCAGTAAAAACATGAAGCCAAGACACACGTGAAAGTCATCTGAGCTGTGGGCCTGCTGCTGTGGACTCTGACAGCACAAATGGGGTTTGGTGGTGGTTTACACACAGAGGTATGATACAGGTTTAAGTGTGCTTCTTCGTCACCTTCCCCAATTCCAAAATCAAGACAAATTGAAGCATCCACCAACATTCAACACATGCAGGAGGCCATGGCGGTGGAATCAGCTGGTTACAAACAGTGTTCCTCTTCTGTGGAGATCACTTCAGTTTGTCTGTGACTGCAGACAATTTGTGTTACAACAGTCAGTTGAGCTTATGACACACAGatgttcttttcctctcctgccTCAGGGACCATGAACCAGCCGGTGTTCTCACACCGAACCTCTtcaaactaaaaacaacaaaaaagacacTCACATCTTCATTCAGGCAGGATTTACTGATCAATGTGACTGTTACTCAGGAATTTTCTAGAAGAAGAATGGAAAAAGTAAATTGATCAGCTGCACAGATTTGTGTACATCCTCTGACCATAAAAAATGAACTACCTGCATAAcctttgttgtatttttctcagTTAAATTACAGAGTTtaaaagagggaaaaatgtAAGTCTACTTTGTATTTCATCACTTGGATTTATTTTGCATCCTGCCTGAGCTGATGGGTGGTGGCCGTGTTGCCCTCCAGTGTCCTCTCATGTGTTTGAAAAGAAGTCAACTCCCTGACTAACACCtattgtcattgtacaaatggttgttgttgttttttgctcAAGAAACAAGTGCAAATCTGTTGCCATGCAAAACT
This sequence is a window from Paralichthys olivaceus isolate ysfri-2021 chromosome 6, ASM2471397v2, whole genome shotgun sequence. Protein-coding genes within it:
- the snai1b gene encoding snail family zinc finger 1b, encoding MPRSFLVKKYFSNKKPHHRESQLESQTAFVPESFPRAELPTQNNSSALTCYPSNPFYSTMEPLPAPISPVTPVSLPPSPLGPLDLSSSSPSSSSGEEEEDAGRSSDPPSPDVIQSIYYCLHCSKSYSSLSALSHHQMSHQQQSHCAPLHQTPALPTEVSARPAFHCKHCPKEYNSLGALKMHIRSHTLPCVCPTCGKAFSRPWLLRGHIRTHTGERPFACQHCNRAFADRSNLRAHLQTHSEVKKYQCGSCSRTFSRMSLLHKHNLSRCCPAS